In the Dioscorea cayenensis subsp. rotundata cultivar TDr96_F1 chromosome 12, TDr96_F1_v2_PseudoChromosome.rev07_lg8_w22 25.fasta, whole genome shotgun sequence genome, one interval contains:
- the LOC120273281 gene encoding receptor-like protein 7, with product MNPRTVLLLVLVSLVSSQAHQCRSDQALALLQLKNDFSSMSSLSPAWIPDTNCCNWDGVICDAASGVVVSLDLSNHNISGEINSSLFELTSLQRLNLANNAFYGSPLPPLGFEKLGDLTYLNLSNSGFAGRVPIGISRLKKLVSLDLSTYLFDGGELDTPDLGALIGGLSNLQKLYLDGVNLSSNSMDWCQVIAKSAPGLQALSLSGCSLSGPIHESLSKLQNLSVIHLDLNTLSCEVPEFFGNFSHLNELSLIDCELYGLFPYSVFLLRNLKALDLSLNPMLSGYLPEFPRESALEELILENTNFTGSLPESLGNLKSLTKLGLASCHFSGPIPLSIAKLNQLVHLDLSLNGFSGKIPPQVGGERISQIILSHNSFTGGIPQSFGRLQSLTNLDLRNNSLNGSIPVTLFTLLALQVLHLNLNKLSGELEEFYNTSSSLETVNLSDNELQGDIPRSITELSNLKYLALASNNFSGTLELDLIGRMKNLFHLDLSSNKLSISNASGNSSLLFPSITTLKLVSCNLVMIPPFLEHKLHMTDLDLSNNQIGGAIPKWIWNIGNSTLSYWNLPYNSLSYLNLSYNLFTYVDGPLPNVSMSHSSMILDLHSNLLRGPVPLPPPNTIILDYSNNFFTSFIPSNISSYLSGTLFFSLSNNRLIGNIPPSICDAPYLQILDLSDNSFSGSIPECLLREVSVLQVLNLKGNQLQGLLPMNVSSQCSLRTLNLNDNKLEGQLPRSLANCGSIEVLDLGHNKFVDSFPHWLGNMSALKALVLRSNEFHGRLGHPLGGNYTFPKLQIFDISSNNFSGHLPHEFFENLKAMMIDPNLSDLTIGVAYLQFDSSDRYQNSITVTFKGLVLTFVKALGILRSIDFSNNRFEGSLPKSLGNLTSLVMLNISRNNFTGPIPAELGKLVQLEALDLSCNQFSEEIPESLVFLHFLSFLDLSNNKLVGRIPLDSQFSTFSNTSFEGNTGLCGSPLSKQCADSSPPSPTFLFSESDHEPNWLFIFVELGFIVGFSHSVLDL from the coding sequence ATGAACCCCCGAACTGTCttacttcttgttcttgtgagcTTGGTCTCATCCCAAGCTCATCAATGTCGCTCGGACCAGGCATTGGCTCTTCTCCAGCTCAAGAATGACTTCTCTTCGATGAGCAGTTTAAGCCCTGCTTGGATTCCCGATACCAACTGCTGCAACTGGGACGGCGTCATCTGCGACGCAGCGTCGGGTGTAGTCGTCTCCCTTGACCTCAGCAACCATAACATCTCAGGTGAAATCAACTCCTCGCTTTTCGAGCTCACTTCACTTCAAAGGCTTAATCTCGCCAACAATGCTTTCTACGGAAGTCCTCTTCCACCCTTAGGCTTTGAGAAGCTTGGTGATCTCACTTATCTCAACCTCTCCAACTCCGGGTTTGCCGGACGAGTCCCCATCGGTATCTCTCGCCTCAAAAAGCTAGTATCTTTGGACCTATCCACCTACCTTTTCGACGGAGGGGAGCTGGACACCCCAGATCTCGGGGCACTCATCGGTGGCCTCTCTAACCTCCAGAAGCTGTATCTAGATGGGGTTAATCTATCCAGCAATAGCATGGATTGGTGTCAAGTTATCGCCAAATCTGCTCCTGGGCTTCAAGCTCTCAGTTTGTCTGGTTGTTCGCTTTCGGGACCGATCCATGAGTCTTTGTCCAAGCTCCAGAATTTGTCAGTAATCCATCTCGACTTGAATACTTTGTCTTGCGAGGTGCCtgaattttttggaaatttctCTCATCTGAATGAACTTAGTCTCATTGATTGTGAACTATATGGATTGTTTCCGTATAGTGTGTTTCTACTGAGGAATTTAAAAGCTCTTGATCTGTCCCTCAATCCAATGCTCTCAGGGTATTTGCCAGAATTCCCTAGAGAGAGTGCTCTGGAGGAGCTGATCCTTGAGAACACAAATTTTACAGGTAGTTTGCCGGAATCTTTGGGAAATTTGAAGTCTTTGACAAAGCTGGGTCTTGCAAGTTGCCACTTCTCTGGGCCAATTCCCCTTTCTATTGCAAAACTCAACCAGTTGGTTCATTTGGACCTCTCGCTCAATGGTTTCAGTGGCAAAATTCCTCCGCAGGTGGGTGGCGAGAGAATCTCACAAATCATTCTGTCCCATAATAGCTTTACTGGGGGCATACCTCAATCTTTTGGAAGGCTTCAGAGTCTTACAAATCTTGATCTGAGGAATAATTCACTCAATGGATCAATCCCAGTAACTTTGTTCACCCTCCTGGCATTGCAAGTGTTGCACCTAAACCTGAATAAGCTCTCTGGTGAGCTGGAAGAGTTCTACAATACGTCATCTTCATTGGAGACTGTTAATTTGAGCGACAATGAACTTCAAGGAGATATCCCAAGGTCAATTACTGAGCTTTCAAATTTGAAGTATCTGGCATTGGCTTCGAACAACTTCAGTGGCACGCTAGAACTAGACCTGATCGGGCGCATGAAGAATCTCTTTCACTTGGATCTATCAAGCAACAAGTTGTCCATATCAAATGCTTCTGGTAATTCTTCTCTCCTCTTTCCCTCCATTACTACTCTAAAATTGGTATCATGCAACCTGGTCATGATCCCTCCTTTCTTGGAACATAAGCTTCACATGACCGACCTTGACCTCTCAAACAATCAAATTGGTGGTGCTATACCAAAGTGGATATGGAACATTGGGAATTCGACTCTCTCTTACTGGAATCTGCCTTACAACTCTCTCTCTTACTTGAATCTGTCTTACAACCTTTTCACTTATGTTGATGGTCCTCTCCCCAATGTTTCAATGAGTCACTCCTCAATGATTCTTGATCTCCATTCTAACTTGCTTCGAGGTCCGGTTCCTCTCCCCCCACCAAACACTATAATTTTGGACTACTCAAACAACTTCTTCACATCTTTTATCCCATCCAACATTTCTTCCTATCTCAGCGGCACTCTCTTCTTCTCATTGTCCAACAATAGGCTTATCGGAAATATCCCACCATCCATTTGTGATGCACCATATCTCCAAATTCTCGATCTTTCAGACAACAGCTTTAGTGGTTCAATTCCAGAATGTCTCTTGAGAGAAGTTTCTGTTCTACAAGTACTCAATCTAAAAGGAAACCAGCTTCAAGGCCTTTTACCAATGAATGTTAGCTCACAATGTAGTCTGAGGACGTTAAATCTCAACGACAACAAGTTGGAAGGTCAATTGCCTAGATCATTGGCTAACTGTGGCAGTATAGAGGTTCTGGATCTAGGACACAACAAGTTCGTGGATTCTTTTCCACATTGGTTGGGAAATATGTCTGCTTTGAAAGCCCTTGTTCTCAGGTCAAATGAATTCCACGGCAGGCTTGGGCATCCTCTCGGAGGGAATTACACATTTCCGAAACTACAAATCTTTGATATCTCATCCAACAACTTCAGTGGCCATCTGCCACATGAGTTCTTTGAGAATCTGAAAGCAATGATGATCGATCCAAATCTATCTGACCTGACCATTGGTGTTGCGTATCTTCAGTTCGATTCCAGTGACCGCTATCAAAACTCAATCACAGTGACATTCAAAGGCTTAGTTTTGACTTTTGTAAAGGCACTGGGAATTTTGAGATCTATTGACTTCTCAAACAATAGATTTGAAGGTAGTTTGCCGAAAAGCTTGGGGAACCTTACATCACTGGTTATGCTGAACATATCACGTAATAATTTCACAGGACCAATTCCAGCAGAGCTTGGGAAGTTGGTTCAATTAGAAGCATTAGATCTCTCCTGCAACCAATTCTCAGAGGAGATTCCAGAATCTTTGGTTTTCCTGCACTTTCTATCCTTCTTGGACCTTTCAAATAACAAGCTAGTGGGAAGAATACCACTGGACAGTCAGTTCTCTACATTTTCAAATACTTCTTTTGAGGGTAATACAGGATTATGTGGGAGCCCATTATCCAAGCAATGTGCTGATTCTAGTCCACCTTCTCCTACTTTTCTATTCTCCGAGTCTGACCATGAGCCAAATTGGCTGTTTATATTTGTAGAATTGGGATTCATAGTAGGCTTTAGCCATAGTGTTTTGGATCTCTGA